A region from the Sorex araneus isolate mSorAra2 chromosome 6, mSorAra2.pri, whole genome shotgun sequence genome encodes:
- the TCF20 gene encoding transcription factor 20 isoform X3, which translates to MQSFREQSSYHGNQQSYPQEAHSSSRVEEFSPRQAQMFQNFGGAGGGSGGSGSSGGGGGRRGTAAAAAAMASETSGHQGYQGFRKEPGDFYYMAGSKDPVASGTPQPPQRRPSGPVQSYGPPQGSSFGNQYGSEGHVGQFQAQHSALGGVSHYQQDYTGPFSPGSAQYQQQASGQQQQVQQLRQQLYQSHQPLPQATGQPASGSSHLQPMQRPSTLPSSAAGYQLRVGQFAQHYQSSAAASSSSSSFPSPQRFSQSGQSYDGSYSVNAGSQYEGHNVGSNAQAYGTQSNYSYQPPSMKNFEQAKIPQGTQQGQQQQQQQQQQQQQQQQQQQQQQQQQQQQQQQQQQQQQQQQQHPPQHVMQYSNAATKLPLQSQVGQYNQPEVPVRSPMQFHQNFSPISNPSPAASVVQSPSCSSTPSPLMQSGENLQCGQGSVPMGSRNRILQLMPQLSPTPSVMPSPNSHASGFKGFGLEGVSEKRLTDPGLSSLSALSTQVANLPNTVQHMLLSDALTPQKKTSKRPSSSSKKDSCTNSEGSSQPGEQLKSPMAESLDGGCSSSSEDQGERVRQLSGQSTSSDTTYKGGTSEKAGSSPAQGAQNEAPRLSGSPAAREEAASPGAKDTPSSSEGNPKVNEKSVGVIVSREAMTSRPEKPGGQDKGSQDDDPAVAQRPPSTGAAKETGHTAAAQPEPAATGSKGSKNGDSNSNHNGEGNGQGGHPAVGPGFIGRTEPSKSPGSLRYSYKDTFGSGMPRNVSGFPQYPTGQDKGDFAGHGERKSRNEKFPSLLQEVLQGYHHHPDRRYSRSTQEHQGMAGGLDGASRPNVLVSQTNELASRGLLNKSIGSLLENPHWGPWERKSSSSAPDMKQINLADYPIPRKFEIESQSSAHEPGGSLSERRSVICDISPLRQIVRDPGAHSLGHMGADTRMGRNERLNPSLSQSVILPGGLVTMETKLKAQSGQIKEEDFEQSKSQASFNNKKSGDHCHPASIKHESYRGGAGPGAATHDALSDYGPQDSRPMPMRRVPGRVGREGMRGRSPSQYHDFSEKLKLSPGRSRGPGGDPHHMNPHMTFSERANRSSLHAPFAPNSESLASAYHANARAHAYGDPGASLNSQLHYKRQMYQQQQEEYKDWGSSSAQGVLAAQHRQEAPRKSPRQQQFLDRVRSPLKNDKDGMMYGPPMGTYHDPSGQEGGRCLMSSDGLSNKGLDLKHSAQKLQQESCWDLSRQTAPAKSSGPPGMSNQKRYGPPHESDGHGLAESAQASKASNVMLRLPGQEDHSSQNPLIMRRRVRSFISPIPSKRQSQDVKNTNTEDRGRLLHPSKEGAEKAFNSYAHLSHSQDLRSVAKRESAKDLPSPDSRNCPAVTLTSPAKTKILPPRKGRGLKLEAIVQKITSPNIRRSASSNSAEAGADAVTLDDILSLKSGPPEGGSVAAQEAEMEKRKGEVTSDLGCPASQELNVEKPLARSSEEWRGSGDNQVKTETLPETVTVGKEPPGAVTTATSQKPGSNQGRPDGSLAGTAPLIFPDSKNVTPAGVLATEASSKAEEKESDTVTISPKQEGFPPKGYFPSGKKKGRPIGSVNKQKKQQQQQQPPPPPPQPPQIPEGSADGEPKPKKQRQRRERRKPGAQPRKRKTKQAVPIVEPQEPEIKLKYATQPLDKTDAKNKSFFPYIHVVNKCELGAVCTIINAEEEEQTKLVRGRKGQRSLTPPPSSAESKALPASSFMLQGPVVTESSVMGHLVCCLCGKWASYRNMGDLFGPFYPQDYAATLPKNPPPKRATEMQSKVKVRHKSASNGSKTDTEEEEEQKEQKEQRSLAAHPRFKRRHRSEDCSGGPRSLSRGLPCKKASAEGSSEKTVSDSKPPMPSTSEGGPELELQIPELPLDSNEFWVHEGCILWANGIYLVCGRLYGLQEALEIAREMKCSHCQEAGATLGCYNKGCSFRYHYPCAIDADCLLHEENFSVRCRKHKPPLPCPLPPLQNKTAKGSLSTEQSERG; encoded by the coding sequence ATGCAGTCCTTCCGGGAGCAGAGCAGCTACCACGGAAACCAGCAGAGCTACCCGCAGGAGGCACACAGCTCATCCCGGGTAGAGGAGTTCAGCCCTCGGCAGGCCCAGATGTTCCAGAATTTTGGGGGTGCAGGCGGTGGCAGTGGAGGCAGTGGCAgcagcggtggtggtggtggacgGCGAGGAACAGCAGCCGCTGCAGCCGCGATGGCGAGTGAGACATCTGGCCACCAAGGCTACCAGGGCTTCCGGAAAGAGCCCGGGGACTTTTACTACATGGCAGGCAGCAAAGACCCCGTGGCCTCTGGAACCCCGCAGCCTCCGCAGCGAAGGCCTTCAGGGCCTGTGCAGAGCTACGGACCTCCCCAGGGAAGCAGTTTTGGCAATCAGTACGGGAGCGAAGGTCACGTGGGCCAGTTTCAGGCCCAGCACTCTGCCCTGGGTGGTGTGTCTCATTATCAGCAGGATTACACGGGGCCTTTCTCCCCGGGGAGCGCTCAGTACCAGCAGCAGGCGTCCGGCCAGCAGCAGCAAGTGCAGCAGCTGAGACAACAGCTTTACCAGTCCCATCAGCCTCTGCCGCAAGCCACTGGCCAGCCTGCGTCCGGCTCCTCGCATCTGCAGCCGATGCAGCGGCCGTCCACTCTGCCCTCCTCTGCCGCTGGCTACCAGTTAAGAGTGGGTCAGTTTGCCCAGCACTACCAGTCTTctgccgccgcctcctcctcctcttcctccttcccttccccacagCGCTTTAGCCAGTCCGGGCAGAGCTACGACGGCAGTTACAGCGTCAATGCTGGATCCCAGTATGAAGGCCATAACGTGGGCTCCAATGCCCAGGCCTACGGGACCCAGTCCAATTACAGCTACCAGCCGCCGTCGATGAAAAATTTCGAGCAAGCAAAGATTCCACAAGGGACccagcagggccagcagcagcagcagcagcagcaacaacaacaacagcagcagcagcagcagcaacagcagcagcagcagcagcagcagcagcagcagcagcagcaacagcagcagcagcagcagcagcagcagcacccccCGCAGCATGTGATGCAGTATTCCAATGCTGCCACCAAGCTCCCCCTGCAGAGCCAGGTGGGCCAGTACAACCAGCCCGAGGTGCCGGTGAGGTCACCCATGCAGTTTCACCAGAACTTCAGCCCCATCTCCAACCCTTCCCCAGCCGCCTCTGTGGTCCAGTCTCCCAGCTGCAGCTCTACCCCTTCTCCTCTGATGCAGAGCGGGGAGAACCTGCAGTGTGGGCAAGGCAGTGTGCCCATGGGCTCCAGAAACAGAATCCTACAGCTGATGCCGCAGCTCAGCCCCACCCCGTCCGTGATGCCCAGTCCTAATTCTCATGCTTCGGGCTTCAAAGGGTTTGGACTGGAAGGGGTGTCGGAAAAGCGACTGACAGACCCCGGGTTGAGTAGTTTGAGTGCTCTGAGTACACAGGTGGCCAATCTTCCCAATACCGTCCAGCACATGCTGCTCTCCGACGCCCTGACCCCGCAGAAGAAGACCTCCAAGAGGCCCTCCTCTTCTTCCAAGAAGGACAGCTGCACCAACTCCGAAGGCTCCTCGCAGCCCGGGGAGCAGCTTAAGTCCCCAATGGCAGAGTCACTGGACGGCGGCTGCTCCAGCAGCTCGGAGGATCAAGGCGAGAGAGTGCGGCAGCTGAGTGGCCAGAGCACCAGCTCCGACACCACCTACAAGGGTGGCACCTCTGAGAAAGCTGGCTCTTCGCCAGCGCAGGGGGCTCAGAATGAAGCCCCCCGGCTCAGTGGCAGCCCTGCAGCCAGGGAAGAGGCTGCCTCCCCAGGTGCTAAGGACACGCCGTCGTCCTCTGAGGGCAATCCAAAAGTCAACGAGAAGTCAGTCGGGGTCATTGTCTCCCGAGAAGCTATGACAAGTCGGCCAGAAAAGCCTGGTGGCCAGGATAAAGGCTCTCAAGATGACGATCCCGCGGTCGCCCAGAGGCCCCCCAGCACTGGCGCGGCCAAAGAAACCGGCCACACAGCGGCTGCGCAGCCGGAGCCTGCAGCCACGGGGAGCAAAGGAAGCAAGAACGGAGACAGTAACTCCAACCACAACGGGGAGGGCAATGGCCAGGGCGGGCACCCTGCCGTGGGCCCTGGCTTCATAGGTCGAACCGAGCCCAGCAAATCTCCTGGAAGCCTGCGTTACAGTTACAAAGACACTTTTGGGTCTGGCATGCCGAGAAATGTCAGTGGCTTCCCTCAGTATCCCACCGGACAAGATAAGGGGGACTTCGCTGGGCACGGGGAGCGGAAAAGTAGAAACGAGAAGTTCCCCAGCCTCCTGCAGGAAGTGCTCCAGGGGTACCACCACCACCCCGACAGGAGATACTCCAGGAGTACTCAGGAGCATCAGGGCATGGCTGGGGGCCTAGACGGTGCCTCGAGGCCTAATGTCTTAGTTAGTCAAACCAATGAATTAGCTAGCAGGGGCCTTTTGAACAAAAGCATCGGGTCCTTATTAGAAAACCCCCACTGGGGCCCCTGGGAAAGGAAGTCGAGCAGCTCAGCTCCTGATATGAAGCAGATCAACCTGGCTGACTATCCCATCCCCAGGAAGTTCGAGATAGAGTCCCAGTCTTCCGCCCACGAGCCTGGGggttccctctcagagaggcgaTCAGTGATCTGTGATATATCTCCACTCAGACAGATTGTCAGGGACCCGGGGGCTCACTCCCTGGGACACATGGGTGCTGACaccagaatgggaaggaatgaacgTCTCAATCCGAGTTTAAGTCAGTCAGTCATTCTTCCAGGTGGGTTGGTAACCATGGAAACAAAGCTGAAGGCTCAGAGCGGGCAGATAAAAGAGGAGGACTTTGAGCAGTCCAAATCCCAAGCGAGTTTCAACAACAAGAAATCCGGAGACCACTGCCACCCTGCCAGCATCAAGCACGAGTCCTACCGGGGTGGCGCTGGCCCCGGAGCAGCCACCCACGATGCCCTTTCCGACTATGGCCCCCAAGACAGCAGACCCATGCCCATGCGGCGGGTCCCCGGTCGAGTTGGCCGAGAGGGCATGAGGGGTCGGTCCCCTTCTCAGTATCACGACTTTTCCGAAAAGTTGAAACTGTCCCCTGGCAGGAGCAGAGGCCCCGGGGGAGACCCGCACCACATGAACCCACACATGACCTTCTCCGAGCGGGCCAACCGGAGTTCCTTACACGCTCCCTTTGCGCCCAACTCGGAGAGCTTGGCCTCCGCCTACCACGCCAACGCTCGGGCTCACGCTTACGGGGACCCCGGCGCGAGCTTGAACTCACAGCTCCATTACAAGAGGCAGATGtaccagcagcagcaggaggagtaTAAGGACTGGGGCAGCAGCTCTGCCCAGGGCGTCCTCGCCGCCCAGCACAGGCAGGAGGCGCCACGCAAGAGCCCTAGGCAGCAGCAGTTTCTCGACCGAGTCCGGAGCCCTCTGAAGAACGATAAAGACGGGATGATGTACGGCCCACCCATGGGGACGTACCATGACCCCAGCGGGCAGGAAGGGGGCCGCTGCCTCATGTCTAGCGACGGTCTGTCTAACAAAGGCCTTGACTTGAAGCACAGCGCCCAGAAGCTACAGCAGGAATCCTGCTGGGATCTTTCTCGGCAAACTGCTCCGGCCAAAAGCAGTGGCCCGCCCGGGATGAGCAACCAGAAGAGGTACGGGCCCCCCCACGAGAGCGACGGGCACGGGCTGGCTGAGTCCGCGCAGGCATCCAAGGCTAGCAACGTCATGCTGAGACTGCCGGGCCAAGAGGACCATTCTTCCCAGAACCCTTTAATCATGAGGAGGCGCGTCCGATCTTTCATCTCCCCCATTCCCAGCAAGAGACAGTCCCAGGACGTGAAGAACACCAACACTGAGGACAGAGGGCGCCTCCTCCACCCCTCCAAAGAAGGCGCCGAGAAGGCGTTCAATTCCTACGCCCACCTTTCCCACAGTCAGGACCTCAGATCTGTTGCGAAGAGAGAATCCGCCAAGGACCTCCCCAGCCCAGACAGTAGAAACTGCCCTGCCGTTACCCTCACCAGCCCTGCCAAGACCAAAATCCTGCCCCCACGGAAAGGCCGAGGACTGAAACTGGAAGCTATCGTGCAGAAGATCACGTCTCCCAACATCCGGAGAAGTGCCTCCTCGAACAGTGCCGAGGCCGGGGCGGACGCCGTCACTCTCGACGACATACTGTCTCTGAAGAGCGGCCCGCCCGAAGGTGGCAGTGTTGCCGCCCAGGAGGCCGAGatggagaaaaggaagggagaggtgACATCGGACCTGGGCTGTCCAGCAAGTCAAGAGCTGAACGTGGAAAAACCTCTGGCGAGGTCTTCAGAGGAGTGGCGCGGTAGCGGGGACAACCAAGTGAAAACCGAGACCCTCCCGGAAACGGTTACTGTGGGGAAGGAGCCCCCTGGAGCCGTGACAACTGCAACCTCACAGAAGCCTGGGAGTAACCAGGGGAGACCAGATGGCTCCCTGGCTGGGACGGCACCTTTAATCTTCCCTGACTCAAAGAATGTAACTCCGGCGGGCGTGCTGGCCACTGAGGCGAGCTCCAAGGCCGAAGAGAAGGAGAGCGATACGGTGACAATTTCCCCCAAACAGGAGGGCTTCCCCCCGAAGGGATATTTCCCCTCGGGAAAGAAGAAGGGGCGGCCCATCGGGAGCGTGAACaagcagaagaagcagcagcagcagcagcagccgccacctcctccccctcagccccctcagataCCAGAAGGTTCTGCAGATGGAGAGCCCAAGCCAAAAAAGCAGAGGCAAAGGAGGGAGCGAAGGAAGCCTGGGGCGCAGCCCAGGAAGCGGAAAACCAAACAAGCAGTTCCCATCGTAGAACCCCAAGAACCCGAGATCAAACTGAAGTACGCCACCCAGCCGTTGGATAAAACCGATGCCAAGAACAAGTCTTTTTTCCCGTATATCCATGTAGTAAATAAGTGTGAACTTGGAGCCGTTTGTACAATCATCAACGCTGAGGAAGAAGAACAGACCAAATTGGTGAGGGGTCGGAAGGGGCAGAGGTCGCTCACCCCTCCTCCCAGCAGCGCCGAGAGCAAGGCGCTCCCGGCCTCCTCCTTTATGCTGCAGGGACCTGTCGTGACAGAGTCTTCTGTCATGGGACACCTGGTGTGCTGTCTGTGTGGCAAGTGGGCCAGCTACCGGAACATGGGCGACCTCTTTGGACCCTTCTACCCCCAAGATTATGCAGCCACTCTCCCGAAGAACCCGCCTCCCAAGAGGGCCACAGAAATGCAGAGCAAAGTTAAGGTACGGCACAAAAGCGCTTCGAATGGCTCCAAGACGGAcactgaggaggaggaagagcagaaggagcagaaggagcagaggagcctggCAGCCCACCCCAGGTTTAAGCGGCGACATCGCTCCGAAGACTGTTCCGGAGGCCCTCGGTCCCTGTCCCGGGGCCTTCCTTGTAAAAAAGCATCTGCCGAGGGCAGCAGCGAGAAGACTGTTTCAGACTCAAAGCCCCCCATGCCCTCGACTTCAGAAGGCGGCCCCGAGCTGGAGTTACAAATTCCTGAACTACCTCTTGACAGCAATGAATTTTGGGTCCACGAGGGTTGTATTCTCTGGGCCAATGGAATCTACCTGGTCTGTGGCAGGCTGTATGGCCTGCAGGAAGCGCTGGAAAtagccagagagatg